The window CAAACTGAATGTATTCATGttttatgatctagcaattccacaaTTCCAGGGTAAGTACCCTACAGGATGATGCATAGGactttatgattctatttacattAAGTTCAACAGGCAAAACAAATCTATTGCATTAAAAGCCAGGATAGTCATTACCTTTGGAGAGAGGTAGTTACTTGGAGGAGGACCAAAATGGGGATGATTCTAAGGTTCTGGTATTTCCTGATCTGGGTGTTGGTTAGATGAGTGCGCTCAATGTGGGTGATTCACCAAAGTGTTCACTTTATGGTTTCTGAGCTTTTCTGTATGCACGTTTATACccgaatacattaaaaaatgcattaagaaagaaaaagataaatctgTTTGGAATCCTCCAAAAGGAAGTAGTAAAGCTCTTTTACCATCTCTTCAGTGCCTGAAAGAGTGAGTCTCTGGGCCATTATAagagcaaaggaaactgttaataAAAACATGTTAAACATTTAAAGTGCTGATGTTTTAACTTGGAACCTAATACTGTTATGAAGAAAAACTTAACTGATGGTCATAggatgataaaaatgtttcagaaatggTCTAGGATATTTCATGGTCATGAGTGAAAACATTTGGTTTTCCAAGCTGGCTTCCACTGTTGGTTCTTATCAATGTAAACTTTACTAGCCAGGACAAGAACATATAAATGAGGTAATTTATTTGCCTGGACACTCACTCTGGGTTTTGTAAATTCGTTATTGTTGATGCATACTAAAGTCAGCTGAGCTTGAGGTAATTGCCCAGAAATGCTATGATGGTTTTTACCAGTTTTTAACCACTGAAACTGGGTTGAACATGGAAAGTCGTCCATTGACCTGGTTAGTTTCTCATAAACCCTCATTTACTCCCTGGAGGAGGGAGTAAAGGCCACTCAGTGATTGTTAGCACCTTGATTTGTGGAACTGGGGTAAAACAATCAAATCCTACACTATGAAGAAGGAATTTGATAGCGTTAAGAAAATCTCAGAATTCTGTTCAGAAGACATTGTACTTTAGTCCTGTTACTTACTGAATAACAGGATAATTAGTTAATGGATTAGTAAATGGATAATTACTAATTATACTTTCTGCAGCTCTGTATCCTCATCTGTCCATGAGGATGATTCACTGGTTTGCTGTGGGGGATAATGATCTCACATATTCGAAAGAATTTAGCATTGGTGCGTGCTCAATACCATTCTCCTTGTTTCTTTCATGATAACTGAgaagtaaggggaaaaaaacacatgttacaatctatatttttttaacaaataaacttTGTGTTAATAGAGTTGTTGAATGTACAGTGTTTTCCATAATGTAATCTAGTGAAAAGTGCTTCAGCCTCAGAGGACCTTGGTTCAAATCCTACTGGCCACTTGCTAAGTATACCACCTTTGATAAGTTAATTACAGTATGTGAAATTTAGTTTTCTCATTACAAAAGTGTTCCTAGTTTCCCTACAGACCATTGTGAGGGTTAATGGTGATGTATGTACTAGTCAGGGGTCTTGGTTTGCAAGTGAAACTGCACCTTGCCTAAACCACAACAGGGGATTTATTGGCTCTTGTTGCCAGGTTCAGGCAAAGCAGAGATGATCTGCTCTTGGGGATAACCACAACCTTGGACTCAGACATGCtaaatctctctgtctcttcggTCAATGTTGGCACTTCTAACTCTTCTAAAATACATACCAAGAAAGGGACCCAAATGATGCTCTCTAGGTTTAAAATCTTAATTGTAAATGCTCTCTCTTTTGAAAGTTTTCATGCCACCCGACTGTTTCCCAATGGTAAAGTTTGACCTCATGcaatctctcttttcctctacTATGGGTGTGGCATGGTCATCACAGTTCTTTCCCACCTCTCTGGAATGGGAGAAATGGAAGCAACTTTGAGCTTTCTTGGACTGACTTGGATGCAGCAGTTCTTTGTTCCCTAAGGGTGAGTTTTATGTTAAAAGATGCATTGCTGAGAGACTAAGCTAGGGGTACATTTGGGGTGTCTTGGTATTGGAGATTGGCCACAATCCCAGTGCATTCAGTCATGCTCCCCACTCTTATTCAGATAAATCCAAGTAAACCTGTTCGTTTTTCTTTATgcacatgagaaaaatatttacatatgtatatatttatctattatttataaatGCATAATGAATAGTTTTTTCCACAGGCTCATTATAATCCCCAAAACTCTTATTAATCTTTATtaactctttattttaaagattttatttattcgacagagagagacgcagcaagagagggaacacaagcagggggagtgggagagggaaaggcaggcttcccactgagcagggaggctgatgcagggctcgattccaggaccctgaaatcatgatctgagccaaaggcagacgcttaacgactgagtcacccaggtgccccaacctttaTTAACTCTTTATTATTCCTTATAGTATATagcacaatatttatttatttatttatttatgaaatggtCTTTTTATTATGTACAGACTATATGTAAACAAACCACTCATGCTGAAAACAATAGGTTCTGGCTTTTCTCAGGGCCCTCAGAAGCCTTTTGGAGACCGTTCCTTCCCTTCAGAAAGGGGagtatgtgtgcgtgcgtgtgcatgtgtgtgtaaccTTCTGATTCCCTGGGGTTTGACCAGCCTCATTTAGCCACATCCCCCTCCTTGCCTTAACCCATGGCTTTGAGCTTCGCTGATCCAGGAGGAGACCTCAGCCTGGGGCAGGCATAAGCCAATCCCTCAACCTCCCTCTTACTCTTCTGCAAAGAATCAATGAAGGTTTGCCACTCCGTTGGGTAAAAATGCTTATAGACGTTGATCTTATTCCGAATATGTTTGCAGGGTATGTGGATAGTAATTCTTCTCATCCTGGGCCATAGCCTTGTAGTCGTCTCCATGCTTCTCCACCATGTAGCACACATAGTCAATGAGTTCTCGAGAAagtgtgtttcctttcttttctgaaagGCTGGGTTCTGCCTCCAGGTCGTTTAGTACATAGGGCTTCCGCACAAGCTCCATAGGCCTCTCCTCTACGTCCACATCCATGGCCTTCACCTTTCTCTTACAGAGAGGAACCGCCTTGTTGGGGTCCATAGCCAACCCCATCTTGATCAGGTTCTGTTGCATGGATTTGGCGTGGTTCCAGGCATGTTGGATGTGGGAGCACTTGACCCATGACGCCGCTTTCCATCGAACATTCTGGTTCAGCCACTTCTGGTTAACATTGTAACTGAACTTCTGTCTCCTGGTCTTCCCCTTGGCTTTGGGCATTGCCTTGACCACCGAACCGGCCACTGTAAGTGGGTGGTTCTCACTCTCAGCTCCTCGTGTCACAGACTCTATAACATGATATTTAAAACACAAGCTTTGGATCTAGAAAAAGTATGGCTTTCAATCTTGGTTTTATCATTGACCAGATGATATTTCAGGCTAATCTCCCATTTAGGCTTTGTTTCCCTAAAAAATTATCTCAGACACTGTCTGATTTGTTCTAGGAGTCTTGTATTAATAACTGTAATCTACGTAGAGACATCTGAAGCATATAGACTtgccaattattattttttttcatctgtatgtTCATTCTGGCCACAATCCTACTGTTCCAGAGAGGCAGGTGTCCCAGAGTCCTATAAGAAATCAACAGTAAGTAGAAGAACAAGGCAAAGGCTGACATCATAAAATATAATCTtgggtggctgaaacaacagaaatttatcttctcacagttctggaggccagaagtgaTACCAGGGTTTGGCCAATTCAGTTTCTGAGGAGggctctctttctggcttgcagacGACCCCCTGCTTGCTCTATCCTCACCTTCAGTGCACAcccacagagatagagagagagagagagagagagtgaggaggctctgtggggtctctcctTCTAAGGACAATAATCCTATCAGATCAGGGCCTTACCCTTATGACTTTGTTTAACTATAATTACCCTTTCTATGGGCCCTATCtctaaataataacaaataagtgGAATTAAGGTTTTAACATATGAACTTGGAGGGGggcaattcagtccataacacaaAACGAAATCTACCTAAAATTGAatataaatagaaacaaacaaacctaactGTATATCAAATTACGAGaccacagagaaaaaaacaatgcaattaacttttaaattatgtGCTCTGGTTGTAAATCTTAGTGGATTTGAGGACAAAAGGAACTGTTGAGAAAACCTGGATTTGCTTAGTAGTTTTATTGTAGGAAGTGGTACTGGTTTACCTACATGGAACTGTTTTCTCTACATTGTAGGATAGATGTTTTGCGTTGTTCGGAACCAGGGAAGGGGAAAATAAGTCATGGTGGTGAGGTGAGAAAGAAGAGCTGTGGTTGTATTAGTATGAACTcatctttctttgttcctttaatcGAATCCATTGAAAGAAACTATATGCTCTTTCCAATGTCACTGAAATACTTAGCACCAAAAtcttgatgtttaaaaaaatcagggatCCTTAGAGAAATAGCTGACTTGCAGTCTGGGGCAGGAAAAGTGAAAGGTGAATCTGAAACCCTTACTGTGTCAGATTACTTACTCAGTAGAGAGGGAAAATTACTTACAATGAGAAATCCGGTAGACACCATCTTAATTGAATTAAGATCACCAGTAATGGGATACATTTGCAACCGAGCCCCCTGCTCTGATGTGAGGGAGAAGAATACAATACCACCTTTGTAGTATTCTTGCCAAAATGCTCAACCTGCCTCTAATTTAGGGAAAACAATCAGATAAGTCCGAATATAGAAGACATTCTATCAGACAACTAGCTTTTCAAAAATGTCAGAAATCATGAAAGGTAGAACAAGGCATGAAACTGGgtcatatatttcatattaattaATGAATACAATGACAAATTATTATAATAACTATTAACATAACAATATTATTAATTGTTTCTCAAAGTTAAATATATTGAGAATGATAATGTTATTATAGTTTTATAtgagaatgtttttgtttttgttttggggagatATATGCTGAAGTACTCAAGGGTGAATGTGATAAGTCTCATTTACTTTCAAATGGTACAGCCAAAAAAAgtgtctcatatatatatattatatatatatatatataaaatatatatatatacacagcacatatatatatttataaacataaattttatagttattaatattttaatatttattttatatttgtattattacatatataatatataaatgaaaatatatattgataaatatatataatatatatattatataatatatataaaccataaatatatataaccatatacatatgtatatggttatatatatttatggtttatatatatggtttatatatatatggtgacAGTGAAGGATATCTGAATGATTTGTTcaattcttttaacattttggtagactcaaaaatttttaaaacagaaaatttgaggggcacctgggtggctcagtgggttaaacctctaccttcagctcaggtcatgatctcagggtcctgggatcgagtcccacatcgggctctctgctcagcggggaacctgcttaccccccctcccctgcctgcctctctgtctctctctgttaaataaatcaataaaatatttaaaaaaaaaaaaaaaaaaaaaaaaaaaaaaaaaacagaaaatttgaggCAAAACTCCAATGTCTCTTTCAGTGTAACACTATAAATTTCCCCATTTGGCAGCAGCTCCTTAGCTAGAAAATCCAGGCTAGAAAGTTGAGGCAAGTCAAGAGCGATTCTAGAGGGAGACATGTTGCTTTCTTCTGCTTGTCCACATTGAGTGTTAGGACAGATTGCAAGGTTTGTTACAAACAAAGTTCAATCCTAGAGTCTAGGATCCATGGTTGGATGGAGGCTTAAGGTCATATAGTTCATACATGAATATGTCATGGCAGAAGGTGAGAAAGGAGAGTAGTTCCAGTCTCTTGGATTTCTGGAGCAGTATAAACAAACATATCAACaacacgcacacacgtgcacatagaagaacaaagcaaaacattgGGAGGAGCTGATGTAAAGTTGCTAACTCCATATTTTATCTAGAGAAGActggaataaaaaattaaaagttcaccCATTATCCCATCTGTTATCACACGCGTGTcactaaaaatgtcattttaatgaaataaagacctcaaagaaaaaaggcagtcagggtggaaagtttttttaaaaaccagctgCATTCAGCCACGTGAACGCACACATTG is drawn from Mustela lutreola isolate mMusLut2 chromosome 11, mMusLut2.pri, whole genome shotgun sequence and contains these coding sequences:
- the LOC131811740 gene encoding nucleolar protein 16-like; the protein is MPKAKGKTRRQKFSYNVNQKWLNQNVRWKAASWVKCSHIQHAWNHAKSMQQNLIKMGLAMDPNKAVPLCKRKVKAMDVDVEERPMELVRKPYVLNDLEAEPSLSEKKGNTLSRELIDYVCYMVEKHGDDYKAMAQDEKNYYPHTLQTYSE